One Deinococcus yavapaiensis KR-236 DNA window includes the following coding sequences:
- a CDS encoding S-layer homology domain-containing protein, whose amino-acid sequence MKLKALLTLTAALSFGVAAAQESAPAAPAQAPATAAPALSDVPAGHWAKDAVDRLVQQGIVLGFPDGTFRGTQSLTRYQAAVIIARLLDQIAKNEPAVQQLDPETITSLQNAVQELAADLAALGVRVADLEENAATKDDLSTLEETINSSVDSKIEEAINNLEIPGSNDDAIEELRASIDEVNTRIEELSGRVDEVAGSVDEVSGRVDEVAGSVDEVSGRVDEVAGSVDEVSGRVDEVAGSVDEVSGRVDEVSGRVDEVAGSVEDLTGRVDELADNYDALRADVDDAASSIAALNDLTVLLNQDILSLQDRVSAIEADYVPRADFDNLTARVGAVETRVTTAETNITNLTNQVNQLNRFAFRVSGNISLSYYQAQTFGDLDQDFDIDRLLPGTNLSSGTNGADNSNPRDFADFARNTGNVVNTRDNFASTNSGDRSGAASVGASVSFGFLNNPVLRGANNTTLTFGIRPQNGSGTLTAAPDGALESAPLVFFVTGLASNFTFGNAPVTITAGLSPTVKFTEYVFDNDVNSRGPGIVATVDGSNLPVIGAFRPTITATFGTTNNSNIGVPATVNAPITPTPASGPTTSPVNVAAGAANYFGVRAAITPIDTLRLGINYVQEGFNANGGVVPGTATTLPVQLGYQGVAGATGRTVFGLSANGGLAGVNIDSEYVTSQLNGTSQTDQAFYARVGTTIAGISLGANFRSIDPDFANGGVTTGSPTNAGLSTDGLRPDSNGDGVFGGAGDNNQALFGANQTGFGVRAGVTIAGIDLRGYFDQSAPYTTFGTIGTTSGANGTGTRFGASLATTLGPVTVGGYFESRSDNDGVGVAAAQRFGVGATVALPAGFRASAGYNQASEGGVQVETTGFFAGASALGIDRNIVVPAAITAALPTVPAFAATPLSGFVPAIPGSSNTFFGVTLRHDGTASDALIRGLNLDFGYRSQFRAATGGFTRTVLNAGASYSGNLLGATLNAGGAYIADNYGSETSATTDSSTTLIAAASLTTPTFDFIFRPALTAEVQTASRAFQAQAYTASLTRTAFGVTLNDVFGLANTTASVQAANLDTNNVIYNVFTSGGAGSFSPSAAAGANNLRGIYTNLAIGGANVSYGLFTLTTDSDAAAPQSTTGQAFRVSYNIPLTF is encoded by the coding sequence ATGAAATTGAAGGCTCTTCTCACGTTGACCGCCGCGCTGTCGTTCGGCGTTGCTGCTGCCCAAGAGTCCGCGCCCGCGGCTCCGGCACAAGCGCCTGCGACGGCAGCCCCGGCGCTCAGCGACGTTCCCGCTGGCCACTGGGCCAAGGACGCCGTTGATCGCCTTGTTCAGCAAGGAATCGTTCTGGGCTTCCCGGACGGTACGTTCCGCGGCACCCAGAGCTTGACTCGCTATCAAGCGGCCGTCATTATCGCTCGCTTGCTCGACCAAATCGCCAAGAACGAGCCCGCCGTGCAGCAACTTGATCCGGAAACGATCACGTCGCTGCAAAACGCCGTTCAAGAACTCGCCGCCGACCTCGCGGCGCTCGGCGTCCGCGTCGCAGACCTCGAAGAGAACGCCGCGACCAAGGACGACCTGTCCACCCTCGAAGAGACGATCAACTCGTCCGTCGACTCCAAGATCGAAGAGGCCATCAACAACCTCGAGATCCCGGGTAGCAACGACGACGCGATCGAAGAACTGCGTGCGTCCATCGACGAAGTCAACACGCGCATCGAAGAGCTTTCGGGTCGCGTGGACGAAGTCGCCGGTAGCGTCGACGAAGTGTCGGGTCGCGTGGACGAAGTCGCCGGTAGCGTCGACGAAGTGTCGGGCCGCGTGGACGAAGTCGCCGGTAGCGTCGACGAAGTGTCGGGCCGCGTGGACGAAGTCGCCGGTAGCGTCGACGAAGTGTCGGGTCGCGTGGACGAAGTGTCGGGCCGTGTGGACGAAGTCGCCGGTAGCGTCGAAGACCTCACCGGTCGCGTGGACGAGCTCGCCGACAACTACGACGCGCTTCGCGCCGATGTCGACGATGCCGCCAGCAGCATCGCCGCGCTCAACGACCTCACCGTCTTGCTCAACCAAGACATCCTGAGCCTGCAAGACCGCGTGAGCGCGATCGAAGCCGACTACGTGCCTCGCGCCGACTTCGACAACCTCACCGCTCGCGTCGGTGCGGTCGAGACGCGCGTCACGACGGCCGAGACGAACATCACCAACCTGACGAATCAGGTCAACCAGCTCAACCGCTTCGCGTTCCGCGTGTCGGGCAACATCTCGCTGTCGTACTACCAAGCGCAGACCTTCGGCGATCTCGATCAAGACTTCGACATCGACCGCTTGCTGCCCGGTACCAACCTCAGCTCCGGCACGAACGGCGCGGACAACTCGAACCCGCGTGACTTCGCCGACTTCGCCCGTAACACGGGCAACGTCGTCAACACGCGCGACAACTTCGCCTCGACCAACTCGGGCGACCGTTCGGGCGCGGCGAGCGTCGGCGCGAGCGTCAGCTTCGGCTTCCTCAACAACCCCGTGCTGCGCGGAGCCAACAACACGACCCTCACCTTCGGGATTCGTCCTCAGAACGGCTCGGGCACGCTGACGGCCGCTCCTGATGGTGCCCTCGAGTCCGCGCCGCTGGTGTTCTTCGTCACTGGCCTCGCGTCGAACTTCACGTTCGGAAACGCTCCTGTGACGATCACGGCGGGCCTGTCGCCCACGGTGAAGTTCACGGAGTACGTGTTCGACAACGACGTGAACAGCCGCGGCCCCGGCATCGTCGCCACGGTCGACGGTTCGAACTTGCCCGTCATCGGCGCTTTCCGCCCGACGATCACGGCGACGTTCGGCACCACGAACAACTCCAACATCGGCGTTCCGGCGACCGTGAACGCTCCCATCACGCCCACCCCGGCGAGCGGCCCGACCACGTCGCCCGTCAACGTCGCGGCTGGCGCTGCCAACTACTTCGGCGTTCGCGCGGCGATCACGCCGATCGACACGCTGCGCCTCGGCATCAACTACGTCCAAGAAGGCTTCAACGCCAACGGCGGCGTCGTTCCGGGCACGGCCACGACGCTTCCCGTGCAACTCGGCTACCAAGGCGTTGCGGGCGCCACGGGCCGTACGGTCTTCGGCCTGAGCGCCAACGGTGGCCTCGCGGGCGTCAACATCGACAGCGAGTACGTCACGAGCCAGTTGAACGGCACGAGCCAAACCGATCAAGCGTTCTACGCTCGCGTTGGCACGACGATCGCCGGCATCTCGCTCGGTGCGAACTTCCGTAGCATCGACCCCGACTTCGCCAATGGCGGCGTCACGACGGGTAGCCCCACCAACGCTGGCTTGTCCACGGACGGCTTGCGTCCCGACTCGAACGGCGACGGCGTGTTCGGCGGCGCGGGCGACAACAACCAAGCGTTGTTCGGCGCCAACCAAACGGGCTTCGGCGTGCGCGCTGGCGTCACCATCGCTGGCATCGACCTGCGCGGCTACTTCGACCAATCCGCTCCCTACACCACCTTCGGCACCATCGGTACCACGAGCGGCGCCAACGGCACCGGCACGCGCTTCGGTGCGAGCCTCGCCACGACGCTCGGCCCCGTGACGGTGGGCGGCTACTTCGAAAGCCGCTCGGACAACGACGGCGTGGGCGTGGCTGCCGCGCAACGCTTCGGCGTCGGCGCGACCGTCGCCCTCCCGGCTGGCTTCCGCGCCTCGGCGGGCTACAACCAAGCGTCGGAAGGCGGCGTGCAAGTCGAAACGACGGGCTTCTTCGCCGGCGCCTCGGCCCTCGGCATCGACCGCAACATCGTCGTTCCGGCCGCCATCACGGCCGCCCTGCCGACGGTGCCCGCGTTCGCCGCGACGCCCCTCTCGGGCTTCGTGCCCGCTATCCCTGGCTCGAGCAACACGTTCTTCGGCGTGACGCTCCGTCACGACGGCACGGCGTCCGACGCGCTCATCCGCGGCCTCAACCTCGACTTCGGCTACCGCAGCCAATTCCGCGCGGCGACGGGCGGCTTCACCCGCACGGTCCTCAACGCGGGCGCCTCGTACAGCGGCAACCTCCTCGGTGCGACGCTCAACGCGGGCGGCGCTTACATCGCCGACAACTACGGCAGCGAGACCTCGGCGACGACCGACTCCAGCACGACCCTCATCGCCGCTGCTTCGCTCACCACGCCGACCTTCGACTTCATCTTCCGCCCGGCCCTCACGGCCGAAGTGCAAACGGCTTCGCGCGCCTTCCAAGCGCAAGCCTACACGGCCAGCTTGACGCGCACCGCCTTCGGCGTGACGCTCAACGACGTGTTCGGCCTCGCCAACACGACGGCCAGCGTTCAAGCGGCGAACCTCGACACGAACAACGTCATCTACAACGTGTTCACGTCGGGCGGCGCGGGTAGCTTCTCGCCGAGCGCCGCCGCTGGTGCCAACAACCTCCGCGGGATCTACACGAACCTCGCGATCGGTGGCGCCAACGTCTCGTACGGCCTCTTCACGCTCACGACGGACAGCGACGCCGCCGCGCCCCAAAGCACGACCGGCCAAGCGTTCCGCGTCAGCTACAACATCCCCCTCACGTTCTAA
- a CDS encoding manganese-dependent inorganic pyrophosphatase: protein MIAVFGHTNPDTDAITAAMVYANFLRRTGKAAAAYRLGELNKETEFVLRAAGVEAPPVLTDLPGGSTVALVDHNESAQSAPSLDESSVKFVVDHHKLGDLSTNEPIFMRFEPVGSTGTILTKMHREANLAIQPLDARLMLSAILSDTLHFRSPTTTPEDREVVSYLAQIADVGDIGAYAGEMFAAKSDLGDVPAERLLKMDYKVFEFAGKPYGLGVVETTNPGYVMGRASELLAAMDREKAEANLAGVLLSVVDILNETNKTLVLSATEEKVLREAFGAGIEGQVADLGSRISRKKQVVPTLEAYFGS from the coding sequence ATGATCGCCGTATTCGGACATACCAACCCGGACACCGACGCCATCACCGCCGCGATGGTGTACGCGAACTTCTTGCGACGCACCGGAAAGGCGGCGGCGGCGTACCGCCTCGGAGAACTCAACAAGGAGACGGAGTTCGTCTTGCGCGCCGCGGGAGTCGAGGCGCCGCCTGTCTTGACGGACCTGCCTGGCGGTTCGACCGTCGCGCTCGTCGATCACAACGAGAGCGCCCAATCCGCGCCGAGCCTTGACGAGTCGAGCGTGAAGTTCGTCGTGGATCACCATAAGCTGGGTGACCTCAGCACGAACGAACCGATCTTCATGCGCTTCGAGCCGGTCGGGAGCACGGGCACGATCCTCACGAAGATGCACCGCGAGGCGAACCTCGCGATCCAACCGCTCGATGCACGCTTGATGCTGTCGGCCATTCTTTCGGACACCTTGCACTTTCGCAGCCCGACGACGACGCCCGAGGACCGCGAGGTGGTGTCGTACCTCGCGCAGATCGCCGACGTTGGTGATATCGGGGCCTACGCGGGCGAGATGTTCGCCGCGAAGAGTGATCTTGGTGACGTGCCCGCCGAGCGCCTCTTGAAGATGGACTACAAGGTGTTCGAGTTTGCCGGGAAGCCGTACGGATTGGGCGTTGTCGAGACGACCAACCCCGGCTACGTGATGGGGCGGGCGTCGGAGTTGCTCGCGGCGATGGACCGTGAGAAGGCCGAGGCGAACCTCGCGGGCGTGTTGCTGTCGGTCGTCGACATTCTCAACGAGACGAACAAGACGCTCGTGTTGAGCGCGACCGAAGAGAAGGTGTTGCGCGAAGCCTTCGGCGCTGGGATCGAAGGGCAAGTTGCAGACCTCGGGTCGCGCATTTCGCGCAAGAAGCAAGTTGTGCCGACGCTGGAGGCGTACTTCGGGTCTTGA
- a CDS encoding bifunctional folylpolyglutamate synthase/dihydrofolate synthase — protein MSHVDWLFSRQRFGVTPGLGRVGALLDALGLRRPPFDVILVGGTNGKGSTSATLASILTASGRRTGLFTSPHLTRFSERFVVNGTELPELVVDAALGEVRPLAEQVGATFFEIVTALGVKLFADARVDVAVMEVGLGGRLDATNALDPLASVVTNVGLDHVEVLGSSVEEIAREKRGILRPHRLAVTAVTGRPLALLEEMRADLWALGREATLETRFLGWEGWDVRLRDSSGELAFETPLLGLHGASNAALAALLARRLGVVDTAIVAGARATRWSGRMERLPWRRGHMLLDGAHNADGVRALVSALRRLGVERVPVVFGVARDKDIRELARALQEIASEVIVTRALLSPRSADPEELARLFSVPVKVASTPAEALARLPDVPDGLAVVAGSLYLLGEVRPLVLGESGEARERWQ, from the coding sequence TTGAGTCACGTCGATTGGTTGTTCTCCCGCCAACGCTTTGGCGTCACGCCGGGCTTGGGACGTGTTGGGGCGTTGCTGGATGCGCTCGGCTTGAGGCGACCGCCCTTCGACGTCATCCTCGTGGGAGGCACGAACGGCAAGGGCAGCACGAGCGCAACCCTGGCGAGCATTCTGACGGCATCGGGACGCCGGACGGGCTTGTTCACCTCTCCGCATCTCACGCGCTTCTCCGAGCGCTTCGTGGTGAATGGGACCGAACTGCCCGAGCTTGTCGTAGACGCGGCGCTCGGGGAGGTTCGGCCCCTCGCGGAGCAAGTGGGTGCGACGTTCTTCGAGATCGTGACGGCGCTCGGCGTGAAGCTGTTCGCCGACGCTCGTGTGGACGTCGCTGTCATGGAAGTCGGGCTGGGCGGACGACTGGACGCGACGAACGCGCTGGACCCTCTCGCGAGCGTCGTGACGAACGTCGGTTTGGACCACGTGGAGGTGCTCGGCTCGAGCGTGGAGGAGATCGCTCGCGAGAAGCGCGGAATTCTGCGCCCGCATCGGCTCGCCGTGACTGCCGTGACGGGAAGGCCCTTGGCCTTGCTCGAAGAGATGCGGGCAGACTTGTGGGCGCTCGGGCGGGAAGCGACGTTGGAGACGCGCTTCCTCGGGTGGGAAGGGTGGGACGTTCGCTTGCGTGATTCCTCGGGTGAGCTGGCCTTCGAGACGCCGCTGCTCGGCCTGCACGGGGCGAGCAATGCCGCGTTGGCTGCCCTGCTCGCGCGTCGGTTGGGCGTGGTGGACACGGCGATCGTTGCGGGCGCGCGGGCCACAAGGTGGTCCGGTCGGATGGAGCGGTTGCCGTGGCGGCGTGGTCACATGTTGCTCGATGGAGCACACAATGCCGATGGCGTGCGAGCGCTGGTCAGCGCGCTACGGCGTCTGGGCGTGGAGCGCGTCCCGGTCGTGTTCGGTGTGGCGAGGGACAAGGACATCCGCGAACTTGCTCGCGCCTTGCAGGAAATCGCCTCGGAAGTGATCGTGACGCGGGCTCTGCTCTCGCCCAGGTCGGCCGATCCCGAGGAACTCGCGCGTCTTTTCTCGGTGCCCGTGAAGGTCGCTTCGACGCCCGCCGAAGCGCTCGCACGGCTTCCCGACGTCCCGGACGGGCTCGCCGTCGTGGCAGGAAGTCTCTACCTGCTGGGCGAAGTCCGGCCCCTCGTCTTGGGCGAGTCGGGCGAGGCGCGCGAGCGTTGGCAGTGA
- a CDS encoding carboxypeptidase M32 — protein MTSIDELKTLLGVVSDLNAANGLLSWEQETMMPPAAARVRGLQIATLASVAHEKFTSERIEQLLAALEGANPGGDDAALVRATRRDYDRATKLPVEFVEERARTQNEAHHAWIEARAKSDFKTFAPYLAKMFDLARRYADFVGYEAHPYDALLDDYEPGARAEEIRRVFGQLREETLPLLRAIVAAGDATDYDVLTRDFPIDLQRTFALEVARDFGLDPEFSRLDVSAHPFQTNFSRDDIRITSRFDARYFPMSLFGTWHETGHAMYERGVSAAFERTPLSSGASLGVHESQSRLFENLVGRSRAFWEVYFPRFQELFPEQLADQTGESIYKAVNRVQPSLIRVEADEVTYNFHIMLRFELELDLLEGRLAVADLPEAWNAKMAEYLGVTSPNDADGVLQDIHWSSGLIGYFPTYSLGNLLSVQLLEAAKSADSAVAEGLRAGRFAPLLSWLRENVHRFGRSLLPREITERATGKPLEAGAYVQYLKSKYADIYGLNS, from the coding sequence ATGACTTCAATCGACGAGCTGAAGACGCTGTTGGGTGTCGTGAGCGATTTGAACGCGGCCAACGGACTGTTGTCGTGGGAGCAGGAGACCATGATGCCGCCCGCCGCCGCGCGCGTTCGCGGCCTACAGATTGCGACGCTGGCCAGCGTCGCGCACGAGAAGTTCACGTCTGAACGCATCGAGCAACTGCTGGCCGCACTCGAAGGCGCCAACCCCGGAGGCGACGACGCGGCGCTCGTGCGCGCGACGCGCCGTGACTACGACCGGGCCACGAAGCTTCCCGTCGAGTTCGTCGAGGAGCGTGCGCGGACGCAGAACGAGGCGCACCACGCTTGGATCGAGGCGCGCGCGAAGAGCGACTTCAAGACGTTCGCGCCTTATCTCGCGAAGATGTTCGACCTCGCTCGGCGTTACGCGGATTTCGTGGGGTACGAGGCGCATCCGTACGACGCGTTGCTGGACGACTACGAGCCGGGCGCGCGCGCCGAGGAAATCCGTCGCGTCTTCGGTCAACTGCGCGAAGAGACCCTACCGTTGCTGAGGGCGATCGTGGCAGCGGGTGACGCGACGGATTACGACGTGCTGACCCGTGACTTCCCGATCGATCTTCAGCGGACGTTCGCCCTCGAAGTCGCGCGCGACTTCGGTCTCGACCCGGAGTTCTCGCGACTCGACGTGAGCGCGCACCCGTTTCAGACGAACTTCAGCCGTGACGACATTCGCATCACGTCGCGCTTCGACGCTCGGTACTTTCCGATGAGCTTGTTCGGAACGTGGCACGAGACGGGCCACGCCATGTACGAGCGCGGCGTGTCGGCGGCCTTCGAGCGAACGCCGCTTTCGAGCGGAGCGAGCCTCGGCGTGCACGAAAGTCAGTCTCGATTGTTCGAGAATCTCGTGGGACGCTCGCGCGCCTTTTGGGAAGTTTATTTCCCGCGTTTTCAAGAGCTTTTTCCCGAACAGCTCGCCGACCAGACGGGCGAAAGCATCTACAAGGCCGTGAACCGCGTGCAGCCGAGCCTCATTCGCGTGGAGGCGGACGAGGTGACGTACAACTTCCATATCATGCTGCGCTTCGAGCTCGAGCTCGACCTGCTCGAAGGACGGCTCGCGGTGGCCGATTTGCCCGAGGCGTGGAACGCGAAGATGGCCGAGTACTTGGGAGTCACGTCGCCGAACGACGCGGATGGCGTCTTGCAGGACATCCACTGGTCGTCCGGGCTCATCGGGTACTTTCCGACGTACAGCCTCGGCAACTTGCTGAGCGTGCAACTGCTCGAGGCAGCCAAGAGCGCCGATTCTGCTGTTGCCGAAGGCTTGCGCGCGGGCCGCTTCGCGCCGCTACTGTCGTGGCTGCGCGAGAACGTGCACCGCTTCGGTCGCTCGCTGCTGCCGCGCGAAATCACCGAGCGCGCGACGGGCAAACCGCTGGAGGCGGGAGCGTACGTGCAGTATCTCAAGTCGAAGTACGCCGACATCTACGGCTTGAACTCGTGA
- a CDS encoding helix-turn-helix domain-containing protein has translation MKLHERLRELRSERGLRLKDVAEMAGISVPYLSDLERGRTNPSLETLQTLAGAYSITVHDLLEGVEFYGSPTTGALPKGLSDLVNDPVLGVQITPDWVQTLARIELRGKRPRDKGDWYEIYLHLKRILD, from the coding sequence ATGAAATTGCACGAACGATTGCGCGAACTTCGCAGCGAGCGCGGGCTGCGGCTCAAAGACGTCGCCGAGATGGCGGGCATCAGCGTTCCGTATCTTAGTGACCTCGAGCGCGGACGCACGAACCCCAGTCTCGAAACGCTTCAAACGCTTGCCGGCGCGTACAGCATCACCGTTCACGATCTGCTCGAAGGCGTCGAGTTCTACGGCAGTCCCACGACGGGCGCCTTGCCCAAGGGGCTCTCGGACCTCGTGAACGACCCCGTCCTCGGTGTTCAGATCACGCCCGACTGGGTACAGACCCTCGCACGCATCGAGTTGCGCGGCAAGCGCCCGCGCGACAAAGGTGACTGGTACGAGATTTATCTGCACCTCAAGCGCATTCTCGACTGA
- the rocF gene encoding arginase, translated as MNIAILGVPMDLGAGRRGVDMGPSALRNARLAAALRDVGHVVRDLGDVTVPIPETLDKHQNQGLIFLDAILSACSSTCQRLLDLPSDVFPISLGGDHSISMGTVPGAARGERAGLIWVDAHTDFNTPSSSPSGNIHGMPVAHLVGLGDEHLSSIGGGWRMRPEDIVMIGIRSVDRRERDLVREHGITVYTMKEVDQLGMTRITEETLERFSDLKRVHVSFDADALDPSFAPGVGTPVPGGLTYREAHLLMELLSESGRVTSMDIVEVNPILDAQNQTAHLMVGMAESLLGKRIM; from the coding sequence ATGAATATTGCCATCCTCGGCGTTCCGATGGATCTCGGCGCGGGCCGTCGCGGAGTTGACATGGGTCCCAGCGCTTTGCGCAACGCGCGCCTCGCCGCTGCCCTGCGCGACGTGGGGCATGTCGTGCGCGATTTGGGAGACGTGACCGTTCCGATTCCCGAGACCCTCGACAAGCATCAGAATCAGGGTTTGATCTTCCTCGACGCGATTCTCTCGGCGTGCTCGAGCACGTGTCAGCGGCTTTTGGATTTGCCGAGCGACGTCTTCCCCATTTCACTCGGCGGCGACCATTCGATCAGCATGGGCACGGTGCCCGGCGCGGCCCGTGGCGAGCGCGCGGGCTTGATCTGGGTGGATGCGCACACGGATTTCAACACGCCGAGCAGCAGTCCCAGCGGCAACATCCACGGCATGCCCGTCGCACATCTCGTCGGCTTGGGCGACGAGCACCTCTCGTCCATCGGCGGCGGTTGGCGCATGCGGCCCGAGGACATCGTCATGATCGGCATTCGCAGCGTGGATCGCCGCGAGCGTGACCTCGTGCGCGAGCACGGCATCACCGTGTACACCATGAAGGAAGTCGATCAGCTCGGCATGACGCGCATCACCGAGGAGACGTTGGAGCGCTTCTCGGACTTGAAGCGCGTGCACGTGTCGTTCGATGCGGACGCCCTCGATCCCTCGTTCGCTCCGGGAGTCGGCACGCCGGTACCCGGAGGTCTCACTTACCGCGAAGCACATCTGCTGATGGAGTTGCTTTCCGAAAGCGGGCGCGTGACGAGCATGGACATCGTGGAAGTCAATCCGATTCTCGACGCTCAAAACCAAACAGCCCACCTGATGGTGGGCATGGCGGAAAGCTTGCTCGGCAAGCGTATTATGTGA
- a CDS encoding YceD family protein: MTNEAPILNVARLLRSQGDVEVSGELSELRYEQGGEERVLRFAEPAKFQLSANTLGGDDMWLSGRFRPTLVLECGRCLRPVETPVGVKVGTLMRYDPSVTEPHLDEGESGEEVFLFGDTNVDLSALLAESTLVEAPAVVLHDPNCKGLCQVCGTDLNDSTCAHEAVVPIEAPGQAHELHLEEDSPFAKLRGLELPDE; the protein is encoded by the coding sequence ATGACGAACGAAGCCCCTATTCTCAATGTCGCGCGATTGCTGCGCTCTCAAGGAGACGTCGAAGTCTCCGGCGAGCTGAGCGAGCTGCGCTACGAACAAGGCGGTGAGGAGCGCGTCCTGCGCTTCGCCGAGCCTGCCAAATTCCAACTGTCCGCCAACACCCTCGGCGGAGACGACATGTGGCTCTCGGGGCGCTTCCGCCCCACGTTGGTGCTGGAGTGCGGCCGTTGCTTGCGGCCGGTCGAGACGCCCGTAGGCGTCAAGGTCGGCACCCTGATGCGCTATGACCCCAGCGTCACCGAGCCGCACCTCGACGAGGGGGAGAGCGGTGAGGAAGTCTTCTTGTTCGGCGATACGAACGTCGACCTCAGCGCCCTGCTCGCCGAAAGCACCCTGGTCGAGGCGCCCGCCGTCGTGCTGCACGACCCGAATTGCAAAGGATTGTGCCAAGTGTGCGGCACGGACCTCAACGACTCGACGTGCGCCCACGAGGCCGTCGTACCCATCGAAGCGCCCGGTCAGGCGCACGAATTGCACCTCGAAGAAGACTCGCCGTTCGCGAAGTTGCGCGGCCTCGAACTTCCCGACGAGTGA
- the moaC gene encoding cyclic pyranopterin monophosphate synthase MoaC — MTESTPPDPPILTHFRDGEPRMVDVTDKAPTVRSATAEAWVRLPPEARRALESGTNPKGDPLGVARLAAITGAKRTSDLVLLCHPLPISGVDVDVTLNEEGVHVVATVRTTGRTGVEMEALTAVTAAALNVYDMLKAASKAIEIDSVRLLSKSGGKSGDFVRAP, encoded by the coding sequence ATGACCGAGTCGACGCCTCCCGACCCCCCGATCCTCACGCACTTCCGCGACGGCGAACCGCGCATGGTGGACGTCACCGACAAGGCTCCCACCGTGAGAAGCGCGACCGCCGAAGCCTGGGTACGCCTGCCGCCCGAGGCGAGGCGAGCTTTGGAAAGCGGCACGAATCCGAAGGGCGATCCTCTCGGCGTCGCGCGTCTCGCGGCCATCACGGGCGCGAAGCGCACCTCCGACCTCGTGCTGCTGTGTCATCCCTTGCCGATTTCCGGCGTGGACGTCGACGTGACGCTGAACGAGGAAGGCGTGCATGTTGTCGCCACGGTGCGCACGACGGGACGTACGGGCGTCGAGATGGAAGCCCTCACGGCGGTCACGGCGGCCGCCCTCAACGTCTACGACATGCTGAAGGCGGCCAGCAAGGCCATCGAGATCGACTCGGTGCGTTTGTTGTCGAAGAGTGGCGGCAAAAGCGGGGACTTCGTCCGAGCGCCCTAG